A single window of Arcobacter venerupis DNA harbors:
- a CDS encoding anion permease, with protein MSQMVKYIIPIAVLIVFWFLPAPEGLSANAWHFLAIFFAVVVGLVIEPVPAALIGMVGISLTAVLGLMGNSAKDNIAWALSGFSNTVIWLIFAAFMFALGYKKTGLGRRISLIMIKYMGKSSLGLGYAVAFSDLILAPFMPSNTARSAGTIFPIASNIPLIFDSTPDHDPRKLGSYISWVAIAITCVTSSMFLTALAPNLLAVDLIAKGTGNVISWSAWASIMLPLMIPLFLLTPWLVYVVYPPTQKKSPEAPAWAAEELKKLGSVTAKEYLMAGLAVLALVLWIFGKSFNMDSTTAAIAIVCVMVLANIISWDDVISNKAAFNVFIWFASLVAMASGLQKVGVLTWVGNTAEPYLMNMTPTALIISMLVLFYVIHYFFASSTAHTTALMPIFLAIAVKLLTPEQIIPFSILLAGSLGVMGIITPYGTGPSPIWYGAGYISQGRWWFLGLIFGGIYLAAIIIGSLIFI; from the coding sequence ATGTCACAAATGGTTAAATATATTATCCCCATTGCGGTGTTGATAGTATTCTGGTTCTTACCAGCACCAGAAGGTTTAAGTGCGAACGCATGGCATTTTCTTGCTATATTTTTTGCAGTAGTTGTAGGGCTTGTTATTGAGCCAGTTCCAGCTGCATTGATAGGTATGGTGGGGATTTCACTAACTGCTGTTTTAGGTTTGATGGGTAATTCAGCAAAAGATAATATCGCTTGGGCCTTATCTGGATTTTCTAATACTGTAATTTGGCTTATCTTTGCTGCATTTATGTTTGCACTTGGATACAAAAAAACTGGTTTAGGAAGAAGAATTTCTCTTATTATGATTAAATATATGGGAAAAAGTTCACTTGGTCTTGGTTACGCGGTTGCTTTTTCAGATTTAATTTTAGCACCATTTATGCCATCAAATACTGCAAGAAGTGCTGGAACTATTTTCCCAATTGCAAGTAATATCCCTTTGATTTTTGATTCAACTCCTGATCATGACCCTAGAAAATTAGGTTCATATATTTCATGGGTAGCTATTGCAATTACTTGTGTTACAAGTTCAATGTTCTTAACAGCACTTGCACCTAACTTACTTGCAGTTGATTTAATTGCAAAAGGTACAGGAAATGTAATTTCTTGGTCTGCATGGGCAAGTATTATGTTACCTTTAATGATTCCATTGTTTTTATTAACTCCTTGGTTAGTATATGTTGTGTATCCACCAACTCAAAAAAAATCTCCTGAAGCTCCAGCTTGGGCAGCTGAAGAGTTGAAAAAATTAGGATCAGTTACTGCAAAAGAGTATTTAATGGCAGGACTTGCAGTATTAGCTTTAGTTCTTTGGATATTTGGAAAATCATTTAATATGGATTCAACTACAGCTGCAATTGCAATTGTATGTGTAATGGTTCTTGCAAACATAATTTCTTGGGATGATGTTATTTCAAATAAAGCTGCGTTTAATGTTTTTATTTGGTTTGCTTCATTAGTTGCTATGGCATCTGGACTTCAAAAAGTTGGAGTGTTAACTTGGGTTGGAAATACAGCTGAACCATATTTAATGAATATGACTCCAACAGCATTAATTATTTCAATGTTAGTACTGTTCTATGTTATACATTATTTCTTTGCAAGTTCAACTGCTCATACAACAGCATTGATGCCAATTTTCTTAGCAATTGCTGTAAAACTATTAACACCAGAACAAATAATACCTTTTAGTATTCTTCTTGCAGGTAGTTTAGGGGTTATGGGAATTATAACTCCTTATGGAACAGGTCCTTCTCCAATTTGGTATGGTGCTGGATATATTTCACAAGGTAGATGGTGGTTCCTTGGACTAATATTTGGAGGTATATATTTAGCTGCTATAATTATAGGTTCGTTAATCTTTATATAA
- a CDS encoding response regulator transcription factor, giving the protein MKILILEDNERLCNLMKQVLTKNMYRVDTVDDGEKALEMIVNGYGCFILDINVPNLDGISILEYVRSYYKDVPVIIISSNHDLEKIQKSYEIGCNDYLKKPFFMYELVQKVQKLCKIKNTLIDFGEGFIFDYNKQFLMKGTEQVRLAKKEILFLELLVKDIHRVFSFDEIEDYVWEGEETNLINVRALVKRLRKKIPENSIKIVKGIGYSMNNIEK; this is encoded by the coding sequence ATGAAAATATTAATATTAGAAGATAATGAAAGATTATGTAATTTAATGAAACAAGTTTTAACAAAAAATATGTATAGAGTTGATACCGTTGATGATGGTGAAAAAGCTTTAGAAATGATTGTAAATGGTTATGGTTGTTTTATTTTAGATATAAATGTACCAAATTTAGATGGAATATCTATTTTGGAATATGTAAGAAGTTACTACAAAGATGTACCTGTTATTATTATTAGTTCTAATCATGATTTAGAAAAAATACAAAAATCTTATGAAATAGGATGTAATGACTATTTGAAAAAACCTTTTTTTATGTACGAATTGGTTCAAAAAGTTCAAAAACTTTGCAAAATAAAAAATACTTTAATAGATTTTGGTGAAGGTTTTATATTTGATTATAACAAACAATTTTTAATGAAAGGAACAGAGCAAGTAAGGCTTGCAAAAAAAGAGATTTTATTTTTAGAATTATTAGTTAAAGATATTCATAGAGTTTTTAGTTTTGATGAAATAGAAGATTATGTATGGGAAGGAGAAGAAACAAATTTAATAAATGTTAGAGCTTTAGTAAAAAGATTAAGAAAAAAAATACCTGAAAATTCTATCAAAATAGTAAAAGGAATAGGTTATTCTATGAATAATATAGAAAAATAG
- a CDS encoding sensor histidine kinase, which yields MKFGFFLVFFLTVISSCNLFGTDNKDVLIINSYHRGFQWSDNVISGIENSTYGTKINTTILYMDSKRISSPTYNQKLKDLYKLQLLNRKYDLVVAVDKFAYEFILENYDELFTDELVYFIGIEQYSQQEVDKYNLKTKVSGLIEERAIDDTSKIIYKLMPNIKKLYIINDKSGNGDDSEPFILNTINKLNNKMEIEYIRTSTIEELEKKFSKYVPNEAIFFIRFYNDKDGKLYKNSEIAEMIESCKIPIFSTDTLFLGKGSLGGKLVSINDLGIEAGKDILNILNNNSMVPFIKVYKDYKYIFDYKKIKKYNLNPEILKNEFEYINVPVNFLDKYRQFVDFVFLLSPFLLFLILGLIHNIYLRVKNTKLLKQRMEFDKVLLNSIESPIVWQDDKGRVVDSNSKFCDFMDLPCPKIKGKKLKDYIENNKYNLVGNTFTHLINSFLNEENQITVKDEKGKEYIYLVTQTNYKENIFKTKGTVTVFTDITKEKQAIAEKRKHQEFIIQQSKLAEIGEIFSSIAHQWKTPLVEIATIVQEKLYSDVISVEETNNCINDIMFQVKYMSETINSFQKFIMPSTQKIVFDINESVEEMLEIIRHNIKYNYVDVKVVVEENTNLMTLGYKNEFMQILLNIVNNAKESIIKKKSEQKISRGKIVINIKNIYNKIQIDICDNGEGIPEKYIDKIFEPYFTTKNDGHGIGLYMARLIIEDKIGGSITVSNTDIGAKFTIQLEITK from the coding sequence ATGAAGTTTGGATTTTTTTTAGTATTTTTTTTAACTGTTATATCTAGTTGCAATTTGTTTGGAACTGATAATAAAGATGTTTTGATAATTAATTCTTATCATAGAGGTTTTCAATGGAGTGATAATGTAATAAGTGGAATTGAAAATTCTACATATGGCACTAAAATTAATACTACAATCTTATATATGGATTCTAAAAGAATTTCTTCGCCAACATATAATCAAAAATTAAAAGATTTATATAAACTCCAACTTTTAAATAGAAAATATGATTTAGTTGTTGCAGTGGATAAATTTGCTTATGAATTTATTCTTGAAAATTATGATGAATTATTTACTGATGAATTAGTTTATTTTATTGGAATTGAACAATATTCACAACAAGAAGTAGATAAATATAATTTGAAAACAAAAGTTTCAGGTTTAATAGAAGAACGAGCGATTGATGATACATCTAAAATAATTTATAAACTAATGCCAAATATAAAAAAGCTATATATAATAAATGATAAAAGTGGAAATGGAGATGATTCAGAACCTTTTATTTTAAATACTATAAATAAGTTAAATAATAAAATGGAAATTGAATACATTCGAACTTCTACAATTGAAGAACTAGAAAAAAAATTTTCTAAATATGTACCTAATGAAGCAATCTTTTTTATAAGATTTTACAATGATAAAGATGGGAAATTATATAAAAATAGTGAAATAGCTGAGATGATTGAATCCTGTAAAATACCTATATTTTCAACAGATACTTTATTCCTTGGCAAAGGTTCTTTGGGAGGAAAATTAGTTTCTATTAATGATTTAGGAATAGAAGCTGGTAAAGACATTTTAAATATTCTAAATAATAATTCGATGGTTCCTTTTATAAAAGTTTATAAAGATTACAAATATATTTTTGATTATAAAAAAATAAAAAAATATAATTTAAACCCTGAAATATTAAAAAATGAATTTGAATATATAAATGTACCTGTAAATTTTCTTGATAAATATAGACAATTTGTTGATTTTGTATTTTTATTATCTCCTTTTTTACTATTTTTAATTTTAGGATTAATCCACAATATCTATCTTAGAGTAAAAAATACAAAACTATTAAAACAAAGAATGGAGTTTGATAAAGTATTACTAAATTCAATTGAATCACCTATTGTTTGGCAAGATGATAAAGGTAGAGTAGTTGATTCAAATTCTAAATTCTGTGATTTTATGGATTTACCATGTCCTAAAATAAAAGGAAAAAAATTAAAAGATTATATTGAAAATAATAAATATAATTTAGTAGGTAATACTTTTACACACTTAATTAACAGTTTTTTAAATGAAGAAAATCAGATAACTGTAAAAGATGAAAAAGGTAAAGAATATATATATTTGGTTACTCAAACAAATTATAAAGAAAATATTTTTAAAACAAAAGGTACTGTAACTGTTTTTACAGATATTACAAAAGAAAAACAAGCCATAGCTGAAAAAAGAAAACATCAAGAGTTTATTATTCAACAGTCAAAATTAGCAGAAATTGGAGAAATTTTTTCATCTATCGCTCATCAATGGAAAACGCCTTTAGTTGAAATAGCGACAATAGTACAAGAGAAACTATATAGTGATGTAATTAGTGTGGAAGAAACGAATAACTGTATAAATGACATTATGTTTCAAGTTAAATATATGTCAGAAACAATAAATAGTTTTCAGAAATTTATAATGCCTTCCACTCAAAAAATAGTATTCGATATAAATGAATCTGTTGAAGAAATGCTAGAAATTATTAGACATAATATAAAATATAATTATGTAGATGTCAAAGTTGTTGTTGAAGAAAATACAAATTTAATGACATTAGGTTATAAAAATGAATTTATGCAAATTTTATTAAATATTGTAAACAATGCAAAGGAATCAATAATTAAGAAAAAAAGTGAACAAAAAATATCAAGGGGAAAAATAGTTATAAATATCAAAAATATTTATAACAAGATTCAAATAGATATTTGTGATAATGGAGAAGGTATTCCTGAAAAGTATATTGATAAAATATTCGAACCATATTTCACAACAAAAAATGATGGACATGGAATAGGATTATATATGGCAAGGTTAATTATAGAAGATAAAATTGGAGGTTCAATTACTGTTTCAAATACAGATATTGGAGCTAAGTTTACGATTCAATTGGAGATTACAAAATGA
- a CDS encoding type II asparaginase: MTKLLKTVAIFTLIGTSVLFAKPNIIILATGGTIAGSGTSSTKSAYSAGAVTVDKLLAAVPSINDMANIKGEQISNIGSQEMNNEVWLKLAKRANELLKRDDVDGVVITHGTDTMESTAYFLDLTVKSKKPIVFVGAMRSGSSMSADGPMNIYNAVSVAINKESYEKGVVVVMNDEIHSAREVTKVNTSSVNAFASPNTGKIGTVYYGDVHYYMSSVKKHTYQSEFDIEKINFLPRVEIIYGHANGNDIFVKAAVAADAKGIIYAGMGNGNPYPTTQDALAQAVREGVVVARTSRVGSGRTNLHGEVDDEKLGFIVTDDLNAQKARILLMLGLTRINSKQQLQEMFFNY, translated from the coding sequence ATGACAAAGTTATTAAAAACAGTAGCAATATTTACTCTTATTGGAACATCAGTACTTTTTGCTAAACCTAATATTATTATTTTGGCTACAGGAGGAACAATCGCAGGTTCTGGTACTTCATCGACAAAAAGTGCTTATTCAGCAGGTGCAGTAACTGTAGATAAACTACTTGCAGCCGTTCCTTCAATTAATGATATGGCAAATATTAAAGGTGAACAGATTTCAAATATTGGTTCACAAGAGATGAACAACGAAGTTTGGTTGAAATTAGCAAAAAGAGCAAATGAATTACTAAAAAGAGACGATGTTGATGGTGTTGTAATTACTCATGGTACAGATACAATGGAATCAACTGCATATTTTTTAGATTTAACAGTTAAAAGTAAAAAACCAATTGTATTTGTAGGTGCAATGAGATCAGGTTCTTCTATGAGTGCTGATGGTCCTATGAATATTTATAACGCAGTTAGTGTGGCTATTAATAAAGAAAGTTATGAAAAAGGTGTAGTTGTGGTAATGAATGATGAGATTCATAGTGCAAGAGAAGTTACAAAAGTTAATACTTCTTCTGTAAATGCATTTGCTTCTCCAAATACTGGAAAAATTGGAACGGTTTACTATGGAGATGTTCATTATTATATGAGTTCTGTTAAAAAACACACTTATCAATCAGAATTTGATATTGAGAAAATTAATTTTTTACCAAGAGTTGAAATTATTTACGGACATGCGAATGGTAATGATATTTTTGTAAAAGCTGCAGTTGCAGCAGATGCTAAAGGTATTATTTATGCTGGAATGGGCAATGGAAATCCTTATCCTACTACGCAAGATGCATTAGCACAAGCGGTTAGAGAAGGTGTAGTTGTTGCTAGAACTTCAAGAGTTGGTTCTGGTAGAACAAATTTACATGGTGAAGTTGATGATGAAAAACTCGGGTTTATTGTAACTGATGATTTAAATGCTCAAAAAGCAAGAATTTTACTTATGTTAGGACTTACAAGAATTAATAGTAAACAACAATTACAAGAGATGTTTTTTAATTATTAA
- a CDS encoding anaerobic C4-dicarboxylate transporter translates to MLILEIAVVLVSIFLGARMGGIGIGYAGGLGVLVLCLFFGLKPGSVPIDVILIIMSVIAAIAAMQVAGGLDYMVSIAEKILRKNPKQITYLAPAVTYFMTLLAGTGHTAYATLPVIAEVAKEQGIRPSRPLGVAVVASQIAITASPISAAVVFFSGILEPLGVGYIELLAIVIPTTFAACMITAFVSNYLGKDLKDDPVYQDRMKKGLVKLRGENIVEIKKGAKLSVAIFCITIFSVVTYSTLISDKIGIITNPTLPRNEAIMVFMLACATLIVLFAKVDTSKIISASTFKSGMSACICVLGVAWLGTTFVDAHINEIKDFASTLLSQYPWLLAVTLFFASMLLYSQGATTKALMPAALALGVDPTTAIASFAAVSALFVLPTYPTLLAAVEMDDTGSTRIGKLVFNHPFIVPGVLAITLSVVFGFIVSGMIL, encoded by the coding sequence ATGTTAATTTTAGAAATAGCAGTTGTGTTGGTATCTATATTTTTAGGTGCAAGAATGGGTGGTATTGGTATTGGTTATGCAGGTGGATTAGGTGTACTTGTATTATGTTTATTTTTTGGTCTTAAACCAGGAAGTGTTCCTATTGACGTAATCTTAATTATTATGTCAGTAATCGCAGCAATTGCTGCGATGCAAGTTGCTGGTGGACTTGATTATATGGTTAGTATTGCTGAAAAGATTTTAAGAAAAAATCCTAAACAGATTACATATTTAGCACCAGCAGTTACATATTTCATGACACTGCTTGCAGGTACAGGGCATACTGCGTATGCTACTTTACCTGTTATTGCTGAAGTTGCAAAAGAACAAGGTATTCGACCATCAAGACCATTAGGTGTTGCGGTTGTTGCATCACAAATTGCGATTACAGCATCTCCAATTTCTGCGGCAGTTGTATTTTTTAGTGGTATTTTAGAACCTTTAGGTGTTGGTTATATTGAATTATTAGCGATTGTAATTCCAACAACATTTGCTGCTTGTATGATTACTGCGTTTGTAAGTAATTATTTAGGAAAAGACTTAAAAGATGATCCTGTTTATCAAGATAGAATGAAAAAAGGATTAGTTAAATTAAGAGGTGAAAATATAGTAGAAATAAAAAAAGGTGCAAAACTTTCAGTTGCTATTTTTTGTATAACTATATTCTCAGTGGTTACTTATTCAACATTAATCAGTGATAAAATAGGGATTATAACTAATCCAACATTGCCAAGAAATGAAGCAATTATGGTATTTATGTTGGCATGTGCAACATTGATTGTATTATTCGCAAAAGTTGATACTAGTAAAATTATTAGTGCATCAACATTTAAATCTGGTATGAGTGCTTGTATATGTGTTTTGGGTGTTGCTTGGTTAGGTACAACATTTGTTGATGCTCATATTAATGAAATTAAAGATTTTGCAAGTACATTATTAAGTCAATATCCTTGGCTATTAGCTGTAACACTATTCTTTGCAAGTATGCTTTTATATTCTCAAGGTGCAACTACAAAAGCATTAATGCCAGCAGCATTAGCATTAGGTGTAGATCCTACAACAGCTATTGCATCATTTGCAGCAGTTAGTGCATTATTTGTATTACCAACTTATCCTACATTATTAGCAGCAGTTGAAATGGATGATACAGGATCTACAAGAATTGGAAAATTAGTATTTAATCACCCCTTTATTGTTCCTGGTGTTCTTGCAATTACATTAAGTGTTGTATTTGGATTCATCGTATCTGGAATGATACTTTAA
- the aspA gene encoding aspartate ammonia-lyase, with translation MTKRMEHDLLGEREISNDVYYGVQTKRAQENFNITGVTLSQFPTFIASLAKVKKATALANFNLGLLDEHKKSAICEACDEIIGGALHDQFVVDMIQGGAGTSVNMNANEVIANRALELLGHKKGEYQFLHPNNDVNKSQSTNDSYPTAFRIALFEKIYELTDSMKIMQKSFARKADEFKDVIKMGRTQLQDAVPMTLGQEFNSYATMIGEDIQRLIESQQLVREMNLGATAIGTGICSHPDYAHEVEQRLQEVTGRPFVTAKDLIEATQDTGAYVQISGVLKRVATKISKICNDLRLLSSGPRTGFNEINLPAMQPGSSIMPGKVNPVIPEVVNQVAFQVIGADVTITMASEGGQLQLNVFEPVIAYNLFNSMNMMIKAFETLSTKCIDGITANEEHCRNLVLNSIGLVTALNPYIGYENSTNVAKEALETGKSVYELILEKKLLTVDELEDIIKPENMIKPRCINS, from the coding sequence ATGACAAAAAGAATGGAACATGATTTACTTGGTGAAAGAGAAATTTCTAACGATGTATATTATGGTGTACAAACGAAAAGAGCCCAAGAAAATTTTAATATTACAGGTGTGACTTTATCACAATTTCCTACATTTATTGCATCATTAGCAAAAGTTAAAAAAGCGACAGCTCTTGCTAATTTTAATTTAGGTTTATTAGATGAACATAAAAAAAGTGCAATTTGTGAAGCTTGTGATGAGATAATTGGTGGAGCTTTACATGACCAATTTGTAGTTGATATGATTCAAGGTGGAGCTGGTACTTCTGTTAATATGAATGCAAATGAAGTTATTGCAAACAGAGCTTTAGAATTACTTGGTCATAAAAAAGGTGAATATCAATTCTTACATCCAAATAATGATGTAAATAAATCACAATCAACTAATGATTCATATCCAACAGCATTCAGAATTGCATTATTTGAAAAAATTTATGAATTAACAGATTCAATGAAAATCATGCAAAAATCTTTTGCAAGAAAAGCGGATGAATTTAAAGATGTAATTAAAATGGGAAGAACACAGTTACAAGATGCTGTACCTATGACATTAGGACAAGAATTTAACTCATATGCAACAATGATTGGTGAAGATATTCAAAGATTAATTGAATCTCAACAATTAGTAAGAGAGATGAATTTAGGAGCAACAGCCATTGGTACTGGAATTTGTTCTCATCCTGATTATGCACATGAAGTTGAACAAAGACTACAAGAAGTTACAGGAAGACCTTTTGTTACAGCAAAAGACTTAATTGAAGCTACTCAAGACACAGGTGCATATGTACAAATTTCTGGAGTATTAAAAAGAGTTGCTACTAAAATTTCTAAAATTTGTAACGATTTAAGATTATTAAGTTCAGGTCCAAGAACTGGATTTAATGAAATTAATCTACCAGCAATGCAACCGGGTTCATCAATTATGCCAGGAAAAGTTAATCCTGTTATCCCTGAAGTTGTAAATCAAGTAGCTTTCCAAGTAATTGGTGCAGATGTTACTATTACAATGGCTAGTGAAGGTGGACAATTACAATTAAATGTATTCGAACCAGTAATAGCATATAACTTATTTAATTCAATGAATATGATGATAAAAGCTTTTGAAACTTTATCTACTAAATGTATTGATGGGATTACAGCAAATGAAGAACATTGTAGAAATTTAGTTTTAAATAGTATTGGATTAGTAACTGCGTTAAATCCATATATTGGCTATGAAAACTCAACAAATGTTGCAAAAGAAGCATTAGAAACTGGAAAATCTGTATATGAACTTATATTAGAAAAAAAATTATTAACAGTAGACGAATTAGAAGACATTATAAAACCAGAAAATATGATTAAACCTAGATGTATTAATAGTTAA
- a CDS encoding methyl-accepting chemotaxis protein — MKINNIKSKLLILLFVSISCSFLILGFYNTKNKYNAEYSLIKQKELDLSQNTSKFINSYLESKIRIIEAVTNGIVDENLDISNKVLISKLLLAEESGAFASSYVGIQENGDLIKSNGILKNIAKTNYDARLRPWYKKAIEVNKAGVTEPFIDNTTKRLIITVFAPLKKDGVTIGIVGADIFLDTVVDTILNLKIGDFGFAYLLSEDGTTLIHKNKELLNKENIIFKQIKTELDNDFGQAIENDIERIAAYSKIPVVSWYLVVELDKESIFTDITKNIIHDIMLYIILLIVILLFIYLSLLKALKPLKILENGLFNFFKYLKGEEENITKLNITSNDEFENMAKIIDKEMELVEYNLEKDRKFINNVKDVVKIINEGRLDVFVESSTSNKSLNELKEIFNEMIKTISNNVDKDINCILESLKNYSQLDFTNNIKSPTGNISIGLNDLSHIINKMLQENKMNGLSLNESSEDLLANVDILNRSSNNTAVSLEETAASLEEITSTIISNTQSIATMVKYSDELSKSINIGQELANSSVESMNQINEQTKSISDAIKVIDQIAFQTNILSLNAAVEAATAGEVGKGFAVVAQEVRNLASRSAEAAKEIKELVENATIKANDGKKTTDAMINGYSNLKENLIKTEKIIQNISESSHEQKLSIEQINDVVNKLDQQTQNNASVATKTHDIAIHTANIAKKILDSVNEKRFIENIDE; from the coding sequence ATGAAAATTAATAATATAAAATCAAAATTATTAATACTGCTTTTTGTTAGTATCTCTTGTTCTTTCTTAATACTTGGTTTTTATAATACAAAAAATAAATATAATGCAGAATATAGTTTGATAAAACAAAAAGAGCTTGATTTATCACAAAATACATCTAAATTTATTAATAGCTATTTAGAATCTAAAATTAGAATTATTGAAGCTGTTACAAATGGAATAGTAGATGAAAATTTAGATATATCAAATAAAGTTCTAATTAGTAAATTGTTATTAGCCGAAGAATCAGGTGCTTTTGCAAGTTCTTATGTAGGAATACAAGAAAATGGAGATTTAATTAAATCTAATGGAATATTAAAAAATATTGCAAAAACAAATTATGATGCAAGGCTTAGACCTTGGTACAAAAAAGCAATAGAAGTAAATAAAGCTGGAGTAACTGAACCTTTTATTGATAATACAACTAAAAGGTTAATAATTACAGTTTTTGCACCTTTAAAAAAAGATGGAGTAACTATTGGAATTGTTGGAGCAGATATATTTTTAGATACGGTAGTTGATACAATATTAAATTTAAAAATAGGAGATTTTGGCTTTGCATATCTTTTATCAGAAGATGGCACTACATTAATTCATAAAAATAAAGAACTCTTAAATAAAGAAAATATAATCTTCAAACAAATCAAAACAGAATTAGATAATGATTTTGGGCAAGCAATAGAAAATGATATTGAAAGAATTGCAGCTTATAGTAAAATTCCAGTTGTTTCTTGGTATTTAGTAGTTGAATTAGATAAAGAATCTATTTTTACTGATATTACCAAAAATATTATTCACGACATAATGCTTTATATAATATTGTTAATTGTTATACTTTTATTCATATATCTATCTTTATTAAAAGCATTAAAACCTTTAAAAATTCTTGAAAATGGATTATTTAATTTCTTTAAATATCTAAAAGGTGAAGAAGAAAATATTACAAAATTAAATATTACTTCAAATGATGAATTCGAGAATATGGCAAAAATAATTGATAAAGAGATGGAATTAGTTGAGTACAATTTAGAAAAAGACAGAAAATTTATAAATAATGTTAAAGATGTTGTAAAAATAATCAATGAAGGTAGATTAGATGTTTTTGTTGAGAGTTCAACTTCAAATAAATCATTAAATGAATTAAAAGAAATTTTTAATGAAATGATAAAAACAATAAGTAATAATGTGGATAAAGACATCAATTGTATTTTAGAGTCATTAAAAAATTATTCACAATTAGATTTTACGAATAATATTAAAAGTCCTACTGGTAATATTTCAATAGGTTTAAATGATTTGAGTCATATTATTAATAAAATGTTACAAGAAAATAAAATGAATGGATTGTCTTTAAATGAAAGTTCAGAAGATCTACTTGCAAATGTTGATATTTTAAATAGATCTTCTAACAATACAGCTGTTTCTTTAGAGGAAACAGCAGCCTCTTTAGAAGAAATTACATCTACAATAATCAGTAATACTCAAAGTATAGCAACAATGGTTAAATATTCTGATGAGTTATCTAAGTCTATTAATATAGGACAAGAACTTGCAAATTCAAGTGTTGAATCAATGAATCAAATTAATGAACAAACAAAATCTATATCAGATGCAATTAAGGTGATAGATCAAATTGCTTTTCAAACAAATATCCTATCTCTAAATGCAGCTGTTGAAGCTGCAACAGCTGGAGAAGTAGGTAAAGGTTTTGCAGTTGTTGCACAAGAGGTTCGTAACTTAGCTTCACGAAGTGCAGAAGCAGCAAAAGAAATTAAAGAATTAGTTGAAAATGCAACAATTAAAGCTAATGATGGTAAAAAAACCACAGATGCAATGATAAATGGATACTCTAATTTAAAAGAAAATTTAATTAAAACAGAAAAAATCATTCAGAATATTTCTGAATCATCTCACGAACAGAAGTTAAGTATTGAACAAATAAATGATGTCGTTAATAAATTAGATCAACAAACACAAAATAATGCTTCTGTAGCTACAAAAACACATGATATTGCTATTCATACAGCAAATATTGCTAAAAAAATTTTAGATTCTGTAAATGAAAAAAGATTTATAGAAAATATTGATGAATAA
- a CDS encoding fumarate reductase iron-sulfur subunit — translation MSIEKGRDITISVLKFNPRSKVSKPHFVDYHLEETPGMTLFIALTKIREEIDADLSFDFVCRAGICGSCGMVVNGKPTLACRTLIANYPSGKLQLMPMPAFELIKDLSINTGKWMDSMSKRVESWIHNDHEVNISKLEDRIDPDVANETFELDRCIECGICVASCGTALMRPDFVGPVGLNRVARFEVDPHDKRSAEDFYELIGDDNGIFGCMSLMACEDHCPKHLPLQNKIAYLRRKLVALR, via the coding sequence ATGAGTATTGAAAAAGGTAGAGATATTACAATATCAGTTTTAAAATTCAATCCAAGAAGTAAGGTTTCTAAACCTCACTTTGTTGATTATCATTTAGAAGAAACTCCAGGTATGACACTATTTATTGCACTTACAAAAATCAGAGAAGAAATTGATGCTGATTTATCTTTTGACTTTGTTTGTCGTGCTGGAATTTGTGGAAGTTGTGGAATGGTTGTAAATGGTAAACCAACTCTTGCTTGTAGAACTTTAATTGCTAATTACCCAAGTGGTAAATTACAATTAATGCCTATGCCTGCATTTGAACTAATCAAAGATTTATCTATTAATACTGGTAAATGGATGGATAGTATGTCAAAAAGAGTTGAATCATGGATTCATAATGACCATGAAGTAAACATTTCAAAATTAGAAGATAGAATCGATCCAGATGTAGCAAATGAGACATTTGAATTAGATAGATGTATTGAATGTGGTATTTGTGTTGCTTCTTGTGGGACAGCATTAATGAGACCAGATTTTGTGGGACCTGTTGGATTAAATAGAGTTGCAAGATTTGAAGTAGATCCACATGATAAAAGAAGTGCAGAAGATTTTTATGAATTAATTGGTGATGATAATGGAATATTTGGTTGTATGTCTTTAATGGCGTGTGAAGACCATTGTCCAAAACACTTACCATTACAAAATAAAATCGCTTACTTAAGAAGAAAACTGGTAGCACTTAGATAA